From the Leucobacter tenebrionis genome, one window contains:
- a CDS encoding thiamine pyrophosphate-binding protein, protein MSTPTPSLTHALATALAKHADHSFGLMGNGNAHLIEHLAQVGVPYTAVRHEAGTVAAADAYTRVSGRLAIATTTYGAGFTNTLTALAEAAQARTPMLVVVGDAPSAGPRPWDVDQEMLAAALGVRTHMLSVTNIERTVDRAVAYAHRVRRPVVLGIPYDLVSAPAVASQAGREGAGSGSGSAGIDLNDPAVLASLSASVADIAAPSPAAVTPQPERLGGPAGHQLEAAVRALIEAERPVVLAGRGAHLSGASAELGAIADTLGALTSTTALARSIFPDPRFDLGVTGGFGQQAAMETIELADVVLVVGASLNQFTMRFGDLFGPGTTVIRIDDEQVSPPKTNRPITHLLLQGDARATLATLRGALLDAGRVPSGWRESVPGLEPGGALRARDNGLLAHPEGICADGRLDPRAVAARLDELLPADRHVTTDGGHFIGWANTRWHVASPERMIMVGTAYQTIGLGFPTVAGVAAAAPGTTTVLSTGDGGGLMALADLETAIRTSPSSVIVVWNDGAYGAEVHLYGEMGLGQGPMLIPDVDFAGVASALGAQGVRVERLDDLEALAAWTAAGAQGTILLDCRVSRSVVAEYQREIQRVNGLDVPAE, encoded by the coding sequence ATGTCCACTCCGACTCCCTCGCTCACCCATGCCCTCGCGACCGCGCTCGCCAAGCACGCCGACCACAGCTTCGGCCTGATGGGCAACGGCAACGCCCACCTCATCGAGCACCTGGCCCAGGTCGGCGTGCCCTACACCGCCGTGCGCCACGAGGCGGGCACGGTTGCCGCGGCCGATGCCTATACCCGCGTGAGCGGCAGGCTCGCGATCGCCACCACCACCTACGGCGCGGGCTTCACCAACACCCTCACCGCGCTCGCCGAGGCGGCGCAGGCCCGCACCCCCATGCTCGTCGTCGTCGGAGACGCCCCGAGCGCGGGCCCGCGCCCCTGGGACGTCGACCAGGAGATGCTCGCCGCTGCGCTCGGCGTGCGCACGCACATGCTCTCGGTCACCAACATCGAGCGGACCGTGGATCGCGCGGTCGCCTACGCGCACCGCGTGCGCCGGCCCGTCGTGCTCGGCATCCCATACGACCTCGTGTCGGCTCCCGCCGTCGCTTCACAGGCGGGCCGCGAGGGAGCGGGATCCGGATCCGGATCCGCTGGCATCGACCTGAACGATCCGGCGGTGCTGGCCTCGCTCAGCGCCTCCGTCGCCGACATCGCGGCTCCCTCACCCGCCGCGGTGACGCCCCAGCCGGAACGCCTCGGCGGCCCCGCAGGCCACCAGCTCGAGGCCGCGGTGCGCGCGCTGATCGAGGCCGAGCGGCCGGTCGTTCTCGCCGGGCGCGGCGCGCACCTCTCGGGCGCCTCGGCGGAGCTCGGCGCGATCGCCGACACCCTCGGCGCACTCACCTCGACCACCGCACTCGCGCGCAGCATCTTCCCCGATCCGCGCTTCGACCTCGGCGTGACTGGCGGCTTCGGGCAGCAGGCCGCGATGGAGACCATCGAGCTCGCCGATGTCGTGCTCGTGGTCGGCGCGAGCCTGAACCAGTTCACGATGCGCTTCGGCGACCTCTTCGGGCCAGGCACGACCGTGATCCGCATCGACGACGAGCAGGTCTCCCCGCCGAAGACCAACCGCCCGATCACCCATCTGCTGCTGCAGGGCGACGCCCGCGCGACGCTCGCCACGCTGCGCGGCGCGCTGCTCGATGCCGGCCGGGTGCCGAGCGGGTGGCGCGAGAGCGTGCCCGGCCTCGAGCCCGGCGGCGCTCTCCGCGCTCGCGACAACGGGCTGCTCGCCCATCCCGAGGGTATCTGCGCCGACGGCCGGCTCGACCCGCGCGCGGTGGCCGCCCGCCTCGACGAACTGCTGCCCGCAGATCGGCACGTCACCACGGACGGCGGCCACTTCATCGGCTGGGCCAACACCCGCTGGCACGTGGCATCCCCTGAGCGCATGATCATGGTCGGCACCGCGTACCAGACCATCGGCCTCGGCTTCCCCACGGTCGCGGGCGTCGCGGCGGCTGCTCCCGGCACCACGACCGTGCTGAGCACCGGCGACGGCGGCGGCCTCATGGCGCTCGCGGATCTCGAGACCGCGATCCGCACCTCCCCGAGCAGCGTGATCGTGGTGTGGAACGACGGAGCCTACGGAGCCGAGGTGCACCTGTACGGCGAGATGGGGCTCGGGCAGGGCCCGATGCTGATCCCCGACGTCGATTTCGCGGGCGTCGCGAGCGCCCTCGGTGCGCAGGGAGTGCGGGTGGAGCGCCTCGACGACCTCGAGGCGCTGGCCGCGTGGACGGCGGCCGGAGCGCAGGGCACGATCCTGCTTGACTGCCGCGTCTCCCGCAGCGTGGTGGCCGAGTACCAGCGCGAGATCCAGCGCGTCAACGGCCTCGACGTCCCCGCGGAGTAG
- a CDS encoding DUF3237 domain-containing protein gives MTAPELAPVCEIVVELGEPRGFGLTRDGERRFTPIVGGELRGIADAEIGDAVRALRAEILPGGGDRQLVRAASSQPDGTTALEIDARYDARSPEGALIGVHATGIRRAGVSGVYFRAMIRFETADPALAELQDALFVADGVREADRVRHTVYRLT, from the coding sequence ATGACGGCGCCGGAGCTCGCCCCCGTCTGCGAGATCGTGGTCGAGTTGGGCGAGCCGCGCGGTTTCGGCCTCACGCGCGACGGTGAGCGCCGTTTCACCCCGATCGTCGGGGGCGAGCTGCGCGGGATCGCGGATGCCGAGATCGGCGATGCGGTGCGGGCGCTGCGGGCCGAGATCCTGCCTGGCGGGGGAGACCGTCAGCTCGTGCGCGCGGCATCGTCGCAGCCGGACGGCACGACCGCTCTCGAGATAGACGCCCGCTACGACGCGCGCAGTCCGGAGGGCGCGCTGATCGGGGTTCACGCGACCGGCATCCGGCGCGCAGGGGTCTCGGGGGTGTACTTCCGGGCGATGATCCGCTTCGAGACCGCCGATCCCGCACTCGCCGAACTGCAGGACGCGCTCTTCGTCGCCGACGGCGTGCGCGAGGCCGATCGCGTACGCCACACCGTGTACCGCCTCACCTGA
- a CDS encoding type IV toxin-antitoxin system AbiEi family antitoxin domain-containing protein: MDLDQKRRVEFADSLALARQSVVSTRDLHRAGMTGRAIAAAVRSGSLTRLRTGWFVPASAWDAVKPDARHLTAVVAAQRVAPSRIVFSHRSAATLHRLPVWSRWLADEPGPEDERWLSETRVVHTTGESGARRVPEPSRVRHRESLSAADVVRVDGFACTSIERTLFDIARSEPFPIALACIDEALRREVSRGRLVDRERWAAWRERMLGRARAYAGRPGARAVRALALLADPRADSPLESGSRLRFLQCGIEVELQHEVFGADGRRYHLDFWLKRQNLFGECDGKIKYVDVELLNGRSADDVFFAEKLRQDAVSGAIMMRGVRWAARHVVTGARFAAHLRSLGVEVPGRATRVFGADVAGFLDALP, translated from the coding sequence ATGGACCTCGACCAGAAACGCCGAGTCGAATTCGCCGACTCGCTCGCCCTGGCGCGGCAGAGCGTCGTGAGCACGCGCGATCTTCATCGTGCCGGGATGACCGGACGAGCGATCGCGGCGGCAGTGCGAAGCGGGAGCCTGACGAGGCTGCGCACCGGATGGTTCGTGCCGGCCAGTGCGTGGGACGCCGTGAAGCCTGACGCCCGTCACCTCACCGCCGTAGTTGCGGCGCAGCGGGTGGCCCCATCCCGGATCGTGTTCTCGCACCGCTCGGCCGCGACGCTGCATCGGTTGCCCGTCTGGTCTCGCTGGCTGGCAGACGAACCGGGACCCGAGGATGAGCGCTGGCTCTCGGAGACCCGGGTCGTGCACACGACCGGGGAGTCTGGCGCCAGACGGGTCCCCGAGCCGTCACGCGTGCGCCACAGGGAGAGCTTGTCCGCCGCCGACGTCGTTCGAGTCGACGGCTTCGCATGTACTTCGATCGAGCGGACGCTCTTCGACATCGCACGCTCCGAACCCTTCCCGATCGCGCTCGCATGCATCGATGAGGCACTGCGTCGAGAGGTGAGCCGCGGGAGGCTGGTGGATCGCGAGCGCTGGGCGGCCTGGCGCGAGCGCATGCTCGGACGTGCGCGTGCCTACGCGGGGCGACCGGGCGCACGAGCGGTCAGAGCGCTCGCGCTGCTCGCCGATCCCAGGGCGGATTCGCCGCTCGAGAGCGGAAGCCGCCTGCGATTCCTGCAGTGCGGAATCGAGGTGGAGCTGCAGCACGAGGTGTTCGGAGCCGACGGCCGTCGGTATCACCTCGACTTCTGGCTCAAGCGCCAGAACCTTTTCGGCGAGTGTGACGGAAAGATCAAGTACGTCGACGTCGAACTGCTGAACGGCAGAAGCGCGGACGACGTGTTCTTCGCCGAGAAGCTGCGGCAGGACGCCGTAAGCGGTGCCATCATGATGCGGGGCGTGCGGTGGGCCGCGAGACACGTCGTGACCGGCGCTCGATTCGCGGCTCACCTGCGATCGCTCGGCGTCGAGGTTCCGGGCCGTGCCACCCGGGTATTCGGCGCCGACGTGGCAGGGTTCCTGGATGCGTTGCCGTGA
- a CDS encoding ABC transporter substrate-binding protein has translation MNASTNRNGSAFSRVQLTRRNLLMFAGAAGAVATASGLAGCATDTAASGGGAPAGGSGGRLRLGINGGTIATVFDPHTANDELHNFVAVSMYENVTQLNGKFQLENVLAEEITPNADGTEWTLRIREGIEFHHGKTVTAEDVIFSYNRILDPATGALAAGLLAPIAEMTKMDERTVRFTMSKPHGWLDLALGDGSIQGIVPTDFDVEKPVSTGPWEFVSHEPGKQSVWKRFENYHGEVAKADELVLQVLIDNDARVNALVSGQVDAITGLPGNQVERIKNGQGTGIVSLESGQFQLFRVRTDQGPFQDRRVREALRMCLDRERILQVAYGGQGIIGSDLYGRFDAAYDESLVRKRDIAGAQKLIEEAGAQGTKAVLATWPGFAEAAQIIVANAKEIGLDIAFEEKDEATYFGSYMDWDFGVDSYGALSQITMAAQTDTASSMNNGTHYSNPEYDALFEKASAAMTAEEREPHLQAMQKILFEDGGNIIPVFRNTLMGVSDKTSGWATEDLNGMSAWRGLNRVSVSA, from the coding sequence ATGAACGCGTCAACGAATCGGAACGGGAGCGCATTCTCGCGCGTCCAGCTCACCCGCAGGAACCTGCTGATGTTCGCCGGTGCCGCGGGCGCGGTCGCGACGGCTTCCGGGCTCGCCGGTTGCGCGACGGATACGGCCGCATCGGGCGGCGGAGCTCCGGCCGGAGGGAGCGGCGGCCGACTGCGGCTCGGGATCAACGGGGGCACCATCGCGACCGTCTTCGACCCTCACACCGCCAACGACGAGCTGCACAACTTCGTGGCGGTCTCGATGTATGAGAATGTCACCCAGCTCAACGGCAAGTTCCAGCTCGAGAACGTGCTCGCCGAGGAGATCACGCCGAACGCCGACGGCACCGAATGGACTCTCCGTATCCGCGAGGGGATCGAGTTCCATCACGGCAAGACCGTCACCGCAGAGGACGTCATCTTCAGTTACAACCGCATTCTCGATCCGGCGACGGGGGCGCTCGCCGCGGGCTTGCTCGCCCCCATCGCTGAGATGACGAAGATGGATGAGCGCACGGTCCGGTTCACCATGTCGAAGCCGCACGGCTGGCTCGACCTGGCGCTCGGCGACGGCAGCATCCAAGGCATCGTGCCCACCGATTTCGATGTCGAGAAGCCGGTATCCACCGGTCCCTGGGAATTCGTCTCGCACGAACCGGGCAAGCAGTCGGTGTGGAAGCGTTTCGAGAATTATCACGGCGAGGTCGCCAAGGCGGATGAACTCGTGCTGCAGGTGCTCATCGACAATGACGCGCGCGTGAACGCGCTAGTATCCGGGCAGGTGGACGCCATCACCGGACTGCCGGGCAACCAGGTCGAACGGATCAAGAACGGCCAGGGCACCGGCATCGTCAGCCTCGAATCGGGCCAGTTCCAGCTCTTCCGGGTGCGCACCGACCAGGGACCGTTCCAGGATCGGCGGGTGCGTGAAGCGCTGCGCATGTGCCTCGACCGCGAACGCATCCTGCAGGTCGCCTACGGCGGGCAGGGGATCATCGGCTCCGACCTCTACGGGCGCTTCGATGCCGCCTACGACGAGTCGCTCGTGCGGAAGCGCGACATCGCGGGAGCGCAGAAGCTCATCGAGGAGGCGGGCGCTCAGGGTACCAAGGCGGTGCTGGCGACCTGGCCCGGATTCGCCGAGGCCGCTCAGATCATCGTCGCGAACGCGAAGGAGATCGGCCTCGACATCGCCTTCGAGGAGAAGGACGAGGCCACCTACTTCGGCAGCTACATGGACTGGGACTTCGGCGTCGACAGTTACGGAGCCCTGAGCCAGATCACGATGGCCGCGCAGACGGATACCGCGAGCTCGATGAACAACGGCACGCACTATTCGAACCCGGAATACGACGCGCTGTTCGAGAAAGCCTCCGCTGCGATGACGGCCGAGGAGCGCGAACCGCATCTGCAGGCCATGCAGAAGATCCTCTTCGAGGACGGCGGAAACATCATCCCGGTGTTCCGCAACACCCTCATGGGCGTCTCCGATAAGACGAGCGGCTGGGCGACCGAGGATCTCAACGGCATGAGCGCCTGGCGCGGACTCAACCGGGTGAGCGTGTCGGCGTGA
- a CDS encoding amidohydrolase, which produces MSEFADLCIVNGRVFDGRVRTASTAVAVQNGRIVEVGTDTAVLAHRGPRTRVIDARAGAILPGFVDAHAHAAFAGVERLSLDLTSADSVDGTVELIARAAAALDAAGDPDAWLTGGGWSHELFEHPTRQMLDEIAPDRPIALSDAGHHTLWVNSRALEIAGIDRDTPQPANGHVYHDQHGEPTGYLNEGGVELLAPYIPAATVEEMTAGLLEAQRYLWSLGVTGWHEAILGEFNGKADCTPAYLAAISDGSLRSRVSGALWIPAGTTLAEVPALVEHFERRRAENEAAGLPSSTCKAMVDGVPQGETAALLDPYCSHPHTGELHIDAETMCELAIRLDARGFALHLHVMGDRGTRVALDAIEAARRANGPGPRHHLAHLSMIAPDDTRRFGALGVTANIQGLWATTDPSMIAVVGEERSARSYPFRELVESGADLAMGSDWPVSLADPWQAIHVAVNRAHPFGPAAGLPPLDPSQALTLVEALAAYTSGSASLVLGAAGRVSVGERADLVVATEDPFELPEDQLFRLATAVTVVAGEVVHERVPAGSPDTRALPEPVEKR; this is translated from the coding sequence ATGTCAGAATTCGCAGACCTCTGCATCGTGAACGGCCGAGTGTTCGACGGCCGGGTGCGCACGGCGAGCACGGCGGTGGCGGTGCAGAACGGCCGCATCGTCGAGGTCGGGACAGACACCGCGGTGCTCGCTCACCGCGGCCCCCGCACGCGTGTCATCGATGCCCGCGCCGGAGCGATCCTGCCCGGCTTCGTGGACGCCCACGCGCACGCGGCGTTCGCCGGAGTCGAGCGCCTGAGCCTCGACCTCACCTCCGCGGACTCGGTCGACGGCACCGTCGAGCTCATCGCGCGGGCGGCGGCGGCCCTCGACGCCGCAGGCGACCCCGATGCCTGGTTGACCGGCGGAGGCTGGTCGCACGAGCTGTTCGAGCACCCGACCCGCCAGATGCTCGACGAGATCGCCCCCGACCGTCCCATCGCCCTCAGCGACGCCGGCCACCACACGCTCTGGGTCAACAGCCGGGCCCTCGAGATCGCCGGCATCGACCGCGACACCCCGCAGCCGGCCAACGGGCACGTCTACCACGACCAGCACGGCGAGCCCACGGGCTACCTCAACGAGGGCGGCGTCGAGCTGCTCGCGCCGTACATCCCGGCCGCCACAGTCGAGGAGATGACGGCCGGGCTGCTGGAGGCGCAGCGCTACCTGTGGTCGCTCGGGGTCACCGGCTGGCACGAGGCGATCCTCGGGGAGTTCAACGGAAAAGCCGACTGCACCCCCGCCTACCTGGCAGCGATCTCCGACGGGTCGCTGCGCAGCCGCGTCTCGGGCGCCCTGTGGATCCCGGCCGGTACGACGCTCGCCGAGGTGCCGGCGCTGGTCGAGCACTTCGAGCGCCGTCGCGCCGAGAACGAGGCGGCGGGGCTGCCGTCGTCGACCTGCAAGGCCATGGTCGACGGCGTGCCGCAGGGGGAGACCGCCGCTCTGCTCGACCCCTACTGCTCGCACCCGCACACCGGCGAGCTGCACATCGACGCCGAGACCATGTGCGAACTCGCGATCCGACTCGATGCGCGAGGCTTCGCCCTCCACCTGCACGTCATGGGCGACCGGGGCACGCGCGTCGCCCTCGACGCGATCGAGGCGGCGCGCCGTGCCAACGGGCCCGGACCGCGTCACCACCTCGCCCACCTCTCGATGATCGCCCCCGACGACACCCGGCGCTTCGGAGCCCTGGGGGTGACTGCCAACATCCAGGGGCTGTGGGCCACCACCGATCCATCGATGATCGCGGTCGTCGGGGAGGAGCGCTCGGCGCGGTCGTACCCGTTCCGCGAGCTCGTCGAGAGCGGAGCCGACCTCGCCATGGGCTCGGACTGGCCAGTGTCGCTCGCCGATCCCTGGCAGGCGATCCACGTGGCGGTCAACCGCGCGCACCCCTTCGGACCGGCGGCAGGGCTGCCGCCGCTCGACCCCTCACAGGCGCTCACGCTCGTCGAGGCGCTCGCCGCGTACACGAGCGGGTCAGCGTCGCTCGTGCTCGGGGCCGCCGGGCGTGTGAGCGTCGGGGAGCGCGCCGACCTCGTCGTGGCGACCGAGGACCCGTTCGAGCTGCCGGAGGATCAGCTGTTCAGGCTGGCAACGGCCGTCACCGTCGTGGCCGGCGAGGTCGTGCACGAGCGGGTGCCCGCCGGGTCACCCGACACTCGTGCGCTCCCCGAACCCGTCGAAAAGCGCTGA
- a CDS encoding helix-turn-helix domain-containing protein — protein sequence MSTAREPQRSGERYGAEVEIDIDLSDSEPGRRPEQWGDALGRVLDPLDVEFTAEPHALGRMQAMALDACTLVSIQSNAHRARRTPQQVRTMRDPAHLMITYQLSGLAVIRQGGHTLLIRPGEFAVTELARPFEVIVNGHHERMATVIPGSAVSAVVSDFDALSASTIGSSDGPARVLSSVLEGFFFNRALLGPFDRMSAGGFVRDLIAAMLRLHAPLSLQEEERPLTDVLAFIEHNLRDPDLTPAVVAASHFMSVRSLQLLFKPHNWTPSGWIRHRRMHHALHELAAPSNGSTVSDIASRWGFADLAHFSRVCKQATGVSPREYRRSTREGERAPQAGRLTTTEDFFSTARRATAEPPDYR from the coding sequence ATGAGCACTGCACGGGAGCCGCAACGCAGCGGGGAGCGGTACGGAGCCGAGGTCGAAATCGATATCGACCTCTCCGACTCCGAGCCCGGGCGACGCCCCGAGCAGTGGGGCGACGCCCTCGGGCGGGTGCTCGACCCTCTCGACGTCGAGTTCACGGCGGAACCTCACGCGCTGGGGCGGATGCAGGCGATGGCGCTGGACGCCTGCACCCTCGTCTCCATCCAATCGAACGCCCATCGCGCCAGACGCACGCCGCAGCAGGTGCGCACGATGCGCGATCCCGCGCACCTCATGATCACCTACCAGCTCAGCGGTCTCGCCGTGATCCGCCAGGGCGGGCACACACTGCTGATCCGGCCGGGAGAGTTCGCGGTGACCGAGCTCGCACGACCGTTCGAGGTGATCGTCAACGGTCATCACGAGCGGATGGCCACCGTCATCCCCGGCTCCGCGGTCTCGGCGGTGGTCAGCGATTTCGACGCGCTCTCAGCCTCGACGATCGGCAGCTCCGACGGCCCGGCACGCGTGCTCAGCAGTGTGCTCGAAGGGTTCTTCTTCAACCGCGCACTGCTCGGTCCATTCGACCGGATGTCGGCCGGCGGATTCGTGCGCGATCTCATCGCCGCGATGCTGCGGCTGCACGCTCCGCTCTCGCTCCAGGAGGAAGAACGCCCGCTCACCGATGTGCTCGCATTCATCGAGCACAACCTCCGCGATCCCGATCTCACCCCGGCGGTGGTCGCGGCGAGCCACTTCATGTCGGTGCGATCGCTGCAGCTCCTCTTCAAGCCGCACAACTGGACTCCGAGCGGGTGGATCAGGCACCGACGCATGCATCACGCCCTCCACGAGCTCGCGGCGCCGAGCAACGGCTCCACCGTCTCGGACATCGCCTCGCGGTGGGGGTTCGCAGACCTGGCCCACTTCAGCCGCGTGTGCAAGCAGGCGACGGGTGTCTCGCCTCGCGAATATCGGCGCAGCACCCGCGAGGGAGAGCGGGCCCCGCAGGCCGGCCGGCTGACGACCACGGAGGACTTCTTCAGTACAGCGCGCAGAGCTACCGCTGAGCCGCCGGATTATCGCTAG
- a CDS encoding flavin-dependent oxidoreductase, translating into MKIIIVGAGIGGLITALSLEAAGFTDITVAERTPEIRGLGVGVNLLPHAVRELTELGVADRIAALGVEPGTLSYFNRQGQPIWSEPRGRDAGYEWPQLSVHRGRLQLELRDLVEERLGDVIRLGHRLVDLRDGAEGLGGDPAAAGATAVFELPDGSRTELTGDLVIAADGIHSAARKLFYPAEGEPVWSGLTLWRGTALIEPLLDGRTMVMVGDGEQRFVAYPLSGPLEDGRQRLNFIAERRGEGSPTADWNRQVERGPIAEIFEGWSYDWLDIPAVIAGAEELLEYPMVDRDAIPQWTFGRVVLLGDAAHAMYPNGSNGGSQATLDARTLAYELATATSVDAALAAYEGARRPATARMLELARGGGPEKVMQLARDRAPEGFTDIEAVIPREELETIAAEYKIAAGFHPDQLNARSSFNARVGQGAA; encoded by the coding sequence ATGAAGATCATCATCGTCGGGGCCGGTATCGGCGGCCTCATCACCGCGCTCAGCCTGGAGGCGGCGGGGTTCACGGATATCACCGTGGCGGAGCGCACCCCCGAGATCCGCGGGCTGGGCGTGGGGGTGAACCTCCTGCCGCACGCGGTGCGCGAGCTGACCGAGCTCGGCGTGGCCGACCGTATCGCGGCGCTCGGCGTGGAACCGGGCACGCTCAGCTACTTCAACCGTCAGGGGCAACCGATCTGGAGCGAGCCGCGCGGGCGCGACGCGGGCTATGAGTGGCCGCAGCTCTCCGTGCACCGTGGTCGGCTGCAGCTCGAACTGCGCGATCTCGTCGAGGAGCGTCTCGGGGACGTGATCCGGCTCGGGCACCGGCTCGTGGACCTGCGGGACGGTGCGGAGGGCCTGGGCGGGGATCCCGCTGCCGCGGGGGCGACCGCGGTGTTCGAGCTGCCCGATGGCAGCCGTACCGAACTGACCGGCGACCTCGTGATCGCAGCCGACGGCATCCACTCGGCTGCGCGCAAGCTGTTCTACCCGGCCGAGGGGGAACCGGTGTGGAGCGGTCTCACGCTGTGGCGGGGCACCGCCCTGATCGAGCCCTTGCTCGACGGGCGCACCATGGTCATGGTCGGCGACGGCGAGCAGCGGTTCGTGGCCTACCCGCTGAGCGGTCCGCTCGAGGACGGGCGGCAGCGCCTCAACTTCATCGCCGAGCGCCGCGGGGAGGGATCTCCCACCGCCGACTGGAACCGGCAGGTCGAGCGCGGCCCCATCGCCGAGATATTCGAGGGGTGGAGCTACGACTGGCTCGATATCCCCGCAGTGATCGCGGGCGCCGAGGAACTGCTCGAGTACCCGATGGTCGACCGCGATGCGATCCCGCAGTGGACGTTCGGACGCGTCGTGCTGCTCGGCGACGCCGCCCACGCCATGTACCCGAACGGTTCGAACGGCGGCTCGCAGGCTACCCTCGACGCTCGCACGTTGGCGTACGAGCTGGCGACGGCGACCTCGGTCGACGCGGCGCTCGCCGCCTACGAGGGGGCGCGCCGCCCCGCGACGGCTCGGATGCTCGAACTGGCCCGCGGCGGCGGGCCCGAGAAGGTCATGCAGCTCGCCCGGGACCGCGCCCCGGAGGGTTTCACCGATATCGAGGCCGTGATCCCGCGCGAGGAGCTCGAGACGATCGCCGCGGAGTACAAGATCGCGGCGGGCTTCCACCCCGACCAGCTGAACGCGCGCTCGTCGTTCAACGCCCGCGTCGGGCAGGGCGCGGCATGA
- a CDS encoding ABC transporter permease, which yields MTEAAPTGGSSAPLRRYRWILFRLLAGLGTLLLVAVVVFFATSILPGDVARVVLGRLATDDAVAALRESMGLDRPLVVQFFDWLGGLLTGDPGVSLVSGVPVLEYVLPRLANTLVLVGFVAVIGIPLAMVLGVSAALRPRSFSDWVVNTASIVIAGLPEFVIGILLIVLFSTGLFHLFPAVSISGSGNPLADPIVLVLPVLTLVIVVLPYTGRQMRASMIDVLDTEYIQMARLRGIRESRVVWNHAIRNGVAPAIQAAALTIAFLLGGTIVVEYLFQYPGVGMALNDAVLQRDLPVVQFVVVILAAGYIVFNLLADVLTVLFTPKLRTAQ from the coding sequence GTGACCGAGGCTGCTCCCACCGGCGGTTCCTCGGCGCCGCTGAGGAGGTACCGCTGGATCCTGTTCCGGCTGCTGGCGGGGCTCGGCACGCTGCTGCTGGTCGCCGTCGTGGTGTTCTTCGCAACCTCGATCCTGCCCGGCGATGTCGCCCGCGTGGTGCTCGGGCGTCTGGCCACGGATGACGCCGTGGCGGCTCTGCGGGAATCGATGGGGCTCGACAGGCCCCTGGTCGTGCAGTTCTTCGATTGGCTCGGCGGGCTGCTCACCGGAGATCCGGGTGTATCCCTCGTGTCGGGTGTGCCGGTGCTCGAATACGTGCTGCCGCGTCTCGCCAACACCCTTGTGCTCGTGGGCTTCGTCGCGGTGATCGGCATCCCCCTGGCGATGGTGCTCGGCGTCTCGGCCGCGCTGCGACCCCGGAGCTTCTCGGACTGGGTGGTGAACACGGCCTCGATCGTGATCGCGGGGCTCCCCGAGTTCGTCATCGGCATCCTGCTCATCGTGCTCTTCTCCACGGGACTCTTCCACCTGTTCCCTGCGGTCTCGATCAGCGGCTCGGGCAACCCGCTCGCCGATCCGATCGTGCTCGTGCTCCCGGTGCTCACTCTGGTGATCGTCGTGCTCCCGTACACGGGGCGGCAGATGCGCGCGTCGATGATCGATGTGCTCGACACCGAGTACATCCAGATGGCCCGCTTGCGGGGCATCCGCGAATCGCGGGTGGTCTGGAACCATGCGATCCGCAACGGCGTGGCGCCCGCGATTCAGGCGGCCGCCCTCACGATCGCGTTCCTGCTCGGCGGCACGATCGTGGTGGAGTACCTGTTTCAGTATCCGGGTGTCGGAATGGCACTCAATGATGCCGTGCTGCAGCGGGATCTGCCCGTCGTCCAGTTCGTCGTCGTGATCCTGGCCGCGGGGTACATCGTGTTCAACCTGCTCGCAGACGTGCTCACCGTTCTATTCACTCCGAAGCTGAGGACCGCACAATGA